A window of Parcubacteria group bacterium contains these coding sequences:
- the mreC gene encoding rod shape-determining protein MreC, which translates to MAREIFTLFLILFFISLVIIFAGQTPAVLFLKQIFSETLRPLEVILSGFKNTLSFWQTAVLNIKQLKESNTSLTNENIELYGKLATLKELEEENIFLRAGLDISKKFTEIRPAAVIGRDFENNRSFLINKGSDDGIEIGMIVIGIGKTAIGKIIYRSRNTAKVQTILDTQSQIGAVTLNTKIFGLVRGLGSDIVLDLIAKDKKPEMDELVISSGTDGVWPRGLVLGKVKKIKSADNQIFNSADLKLPIDFQNFNDVFIIVNGENQ; encoded by the coding sequence ATGGCGAGAGAGATTTTTACATTATTTTTAATTCTTTTTTTTATAAGCCTGGTAATTATTTTTGCCGGTCAAACCCCGGCAGTTTTATTTTTAAAACAAATTTTTAGCGAAACACTGCGCCCACTTGAAGTAATTTTGAGTGGTTTTAAAAATACTTTGTCTTTTTGGCAAACCGCAGTACTAAACATAAAACAACTTAAAGAATCAAACACCTCTTTAACCAACGAAAATATTGAACTTTACGGTAAATTGGCAACGCTAAAAGAACTTGAGGAAGAAAATATTTTTTTAAGAGCGGGGCTTGACATTTCTAAAAAATTCACCGAAATACGTCCGGCAGCCGTAATTGGACGAGATTTTGAAAATAATCGTTCATTCTTAATAAATAAGGGAAGCGATGACGGCATAGAGATTGGAATGATTGTTATCGGAATTGGAAAAACCGCCATAGGCAAAATAATTTACAGGAGCCGCAATACCGCCAAAGTCCAGACAATTTTAGATACTCAAAGCCAAATCGGCGCCGTAACTCTTAATACTAAAATTTTCGGCCTGGTTAGAGGCCTCGGTTCGGATATTGTTCTCGACTTAATCGCCAAAGATAAAAAGCCGGAAATGGACGAATTGGTTATATCTTCGGGTACTGACGGCGTTTGGCCGCGAGGGCTTGTACTAGGAAAGGTAAAAAAAATAAAATCCGCAGATAATCAAATATTCAACTCTGCCGATTTGAAATTACCGATTGATTTCCAAAACTTTAACGATGTTTTCATCATAGTTAACGGGGAAAACCAATAA
- a CDS encoding rod shape-determining protein, translating to MFDRLFKFFSRDVGIDLGTANTLIYVRGRGIIINEPSIVAINKKTNQVLSVGIEAKKMVGRTPSHIVAVRPLIEGVISDFEVTEQMLRYFFNKVHKDSYSFLVRPRIVIGIPSGVTEVERRAVEDAARNAGAREVYLVEEPMAAAIGARLPISEAVGNMIVDIGGGTTDIAVISLGGIVASRNLRIAGDRMNEDIVQYVRDKFQLLLGEKSAEEIKILIGSVIPLKEQLTAVVRGRDLISGLPKEIVINDSEVREALLSSTNAIISEIRDVVEETPPELVADLMTRGIILAGGGTLLRGLSELVCQTVGIPTRLSEDPLTAVVRGCGIILEDVNSLKEILVNS from the coding sequence ATGTTTGATCGGTTGTTTAAATTTTTTTCCCGCGATGTCGGAATTGACCTTGGCACGGCCAATACTTTAATTTACGTAAGAGGTAGGGGCATAATTATTAACGAACCGTCAATCGTTGCCATTAATAAAAAAACTAATCAAGTTCTAAGCGTCGGGATTGAGGCCAAAAAAATGGTCGGCCGGACGCCATCTCACATTGTCGCGGTAAGACCCTTAATAGAAGGAGTAATTTCTGACTTCGAAGTCACCGAACAAATGCTCCGTTATTTTTTCAATAAAGTCCATAAAGATTCTTATAGTTTTTTGGTACGGCCGAGAATTGTTATCGGCATTCCTTCCGGCGTAACAGAAGTTGAACGCCGGGCAGTGGAAGATGCCGCTCGCAATGCCGGCGCGAGAGAGGTTTATCTTGTCGAAGAGCCAATGGCGGCGGCTATCGGAGCCCGCCTCCCGATTTCTGAAGCCGTGGGTAATATGATTGTGGATATTGGCGGCGGCACTACCGATATTGCCGTAATTTCTTTGGGAGGCATTGTTGCTTCGCGTAATTTAAGGATTGCCGGTGATAGAATGAATGAAGATATTGTTCAATATGTCCGCGATAAATTCCAACTTCTTTTAGGAGAAAAAAGCGCTGAAGAAATAAAAATTTTAATAGGTTCCGTTATCCCCTTGAAAGAACAGCTAACCGCTGTGGTCAGAGGTCGCGATCTTATAAGCGGCCTACCGAAAGAAATAGTAATTAACGACTCAGAGGTTAGAGAAGCCTTATTGTCATCTACCAATGCTATTATTTCAGAAATCCGCGATGTTGTTGAAGAAACCCCGCCGGAACTTGTAGCGGATTTAATGACAAGAGGCATAATTTTAGCCGGGGGCGGCACCTTGCTTCGGGGCTTGTCGGAACTTGTTTGCCAAACAGTAGGCATACCAACGAGACTTTCGGAAGATCCTCTTACTGCCGTTGTTCGCGGCTGCGGTATAATTCTTGAAGACGTGAACTCCTTAAAAGAAATTTTAGTGAACAGCTAA